A single genomic interval of Anopheles marshallii chromosome 2, idAnoMarsDA_429_01, whole genome shotgun sequence harbors:
- the LOC128719555 gene encoding LSM12 homolog A codes for MAGLVQDCFSIGSTVECTTCYNANIEGEVLAFDQQTKMLILKCPSASKSAKLNDVYIVNLAMCSDVQVKKEVCIVPEQPLSLNLERLSTRTRNQVEQKRLQLTALSAGVSPEGQNLYMAIARTIKQVTWSGPNIVVCKDVTITPPYKVDNVNSSDQRQLSYVKKIVEKHENDQANINQSTSAADIAAN; via the exons ATGGCTGGCCTGGTCCAGGACTGTTTCTCTATCGGTAGCACGGTAGAGTGCACGACCTGCTACAATGCCAACATCGAGGGCGAGGTGTTGGCGTTTGATCAGCAAACGAAAATGCTCATACTAA AATGCCCTTCGGCGAGTAAATCCGCAAAACTGAACGACGTTTACATCGTCAATCTGGCAATGTGCAGTGATGTTCAGGTGAAAAAGGAAGTCTGCATAGTTCCGGAGCAACCGCTGTCGTTAAATCTGGAGCGC TTGAGCACCCGCACCAGAAATCAGGTGGAACAGAAACGACTCCAGCTTACGGCGCTTTCGGCCGGCGTCAGTCCCGAAGGTCAGAACCTTTACATGGCTATCGCACGCACTATCAAACAG GTCACCTGGTCCGGTCCAAATATTGTAGTCTGCAAAGACGTAACGATAACACCTCCATACAAAGTAGACAACGTGAACAGTTCCGACCAGCGGCAGCTGAGCTACGTGAAGAAGATC GTGGAAAAACACGAAAACGATCAAGCCAACATAAATCAAAGCACATCGGCGGCAGACATAGCTGCGAATTGA
- the LOC128707549 gene encoding KH domain-containing protein akap-1 has protein sequence MIAGRPLLFLSLPSLALIVGLVWYRRKFKPDAGDRGGEKSKKCESAIMPSRGVSAAELEPDMRQSSSLPIQQSANSGNGVENWENCSGSGHSSASSSRSAPIDIVPNKSPSKGDDTNDLLGRTHLLEHDNEEFSFSPSIDLPGSVVSRYPTNLRKFNQMMEPTKEPIVIRPTKVASLQSGHFRVSDENGNQSSPDASPSQKHTPQQQTQNNESDRVNGNSVTVGDDTTNGDDTFDRKTEPFDERNEQTGSPPLSICSVRSEDSGKGSSPPHSVGPSASMYEFLVPAFLVAGMLGKDGTFVKHVKKKTGANVIIKRNPGTHDSKICTLDGTQQEIKNALAVIREKFPLKRFPTLTLQRIEISRVETVIPISLMNDTCSSLPLVEGINNDVAISCIINVGHLFVHQPLHPTHLTLNSMQHSLNQSYTLNKAPALPEIIPNAVCVAFVADNWYRAQVVQHIPESNLVLVKYLDYGGLSMLPPQNLRQIRTDFISVPFQSIECVLSNIEPIDESWSVEATELFRRLTNSAIMQAQVAGYTEEGIPEIYLFSSIAKDNVIFINQEMVARGYARWID, from the exons ATGATTGCCGGTCGTCCACTGCTGTTCCTATCGCTGCCGAGTCTTGCACTAATTGTGGGACTGGTTTGGTACCGCCGCAAATTTAAGCCGGACGCAGGTGATCGAGGtggagaaaaaagcaaaaaatgtgAAAGTGCGATCATGCCATCGCGCGGTGTCTCTGCAGCAGAGCTCGAGCCGGACATGCGACAGAGTTCCTCGCTACCAATACAACAGTCGGCCAACAGTGGCAATGGAGTGGAAAACTGGGAAAATTGTTCGGGTTCGGGTCATTCGTCGGCCAGTTCGTCACGTTCAGCCCCGATAGACATCGTGCCGAACAAGAGTCCCTCCAAGGGCGACGATACAAACGACCTGTTGGGCCGTACGCACCTACTCGAACATGATAATGAGGAGTTTAGCTTCAGCCCATCGATTGACTTACCTGGCTCGGTTGTTTCACGCTATCCGACCAACCTGAGAAAATTCAACCAAATGATGGAACCGACGAAGGAACCGATCGTGATACGCCCGACCAAGGTGGCGTCACTGCAGAGTGGACACTTTCGAGTGTCGGATGAAAATGGTAACCAATCCAGTCCGGACGCTTCCCCATCCCAGAAACATACgccacagcagcaaacacaaaacaatgagAGTGACCGGGTGAACGGTAACAGTGTGACGGTGGGTGACGATACGACCAATGGTGATGATACCTTTGACCGTAAAACGGAACCGTTTGATGAACGCAATGAACAAACCGGTAGCCCTCCGCTTAGCATTTGTAGCGTGCGTTCCGAGGACTCGGGTAAGGGTTCCAGCCCGCCGCATTCGGTCGGACCGTCGGCGTCGATGTACGAGTTCCTTGTGCCCGCTTTCCTCGTAGCCGGTATGCTTGGCAAGGATGGAACGTTTGTAAAACACGTCAAAAAGAAGACCGGTGCCAATGTAATAATCAAACGAAATCCGGGCACACACGATAGCAAAATTTGCACGCTGGACGGTACGCAGCAGGAAATTAAGAACGCGTTGGCTGTAATCCGGGAGAAGTTCCCGTTGAAACGGTTTCCAACTCTTACACTGCAGCGCATTGAAATTAGCCGCGTCGAAACGGTCATACCAATATCGTTGATGAATGACACGTGTTCAAGC CTGCCGCTGGTCGAGGGTATCAACAATGACGTCGCCATTAGCTGTATCATAAACGTGGGCCATCTGTTCGTACATCAACCGCTGCATCCAACCCACCTGACGCTTAACAGTATGCAGCACTCTCTTAATCAAAGCTACACGCTCAACAAGGCTCCCGCATTGCCAGAGATCATTCCGAACGCGGTCTGTGTCGCGTTCGTCGCCGACAACTGGTACCGGGCGCAGGTCGTACAACACATCCCGGAAAGCAATTTGGTGTTAGTGAAATACTTGGACTACGGTGGTTTGTCGATGTTGCCCCCACAAAACCTACGTCAAATCCGAACAGATTTCATCTCCGTACCGTTTCAATCGATAGAATGTGTGCTGTCAAACATTGAACCGATTG ATGAGAGCTGGTCCGTGGAAGCTACCGAACTGTTCCGTAGGTTAACAAACAGTGCTATTATGCAGGCACAAGTAGCGGGCTATACTGAGGAGGGTATTCCCGAAATTTACCTATTTTCTTCAATAGCAAAAGAT AATGtaattttcataaatcaaGAAATGGTTGCTCGCGGCTATGCCAGATGGATTGACTGA